In a single window of the Methylophaga frappieri genome:
- a CDS encoding NAD(P)/FAD-dependent oxidoreductase, producing MRVAVVGAGIAGLSAAYYLSPRHQVEVFEANDYLGGHTDTHDIDYADKTYRIDTGFIVFNNQNYPNFSRLLNTLDVDSQPTTMSFSVSNMETGLEYNATDLNRLFCQRRNLVNPRFYRMLADIVRFYRRAPEMLTRDDESLTLAMYLKQHHYSDIFIEDHLLPMACALWSGPGRSIRDFPARYFIEFLHNHQMLNLWKRPQWRVVSGGSNSYVSQLIDRCDAVFHNNAAVNAIHRDETGVAIMVDGEQRRFDKVVIATHADQALRMLAKPSTDEAAVLGNIRFQQNEMLLHSDPSVLPKTTAAVASWNVRVAPELAQQCTVNYHMNTLQNLDAPVDFIVSLNSDHLVNPDTVFLRRRYFHPVYNQATLAAQKKWPLLAGKQHTYFCGAYWGWGFHEDGINSALRVVDAINQTVEWADNAR from the coding sequence ATGAGAGTGGCAGTCGTTGGTGCTGGCATAGCGGGTCTTAGTGCCGCTTATTACTTGAGCCCTCGGCATCAGGTCGAGGTGTTTGAGGCTAATGATTATCTGGGTGGTCATACGGATACGCATGATATTGATTATGCTGATAAAACTTACCGAATCGATACGGGTTTTATTGTTTTTAATAATCAAAACTATCCTAACTTCAGTCGGTTACTCAATACTTTGGATGTTGACAGTCAACCAACCACCATGAGTTTCTCGGTTAGCAATATGGAAACCGGCCTGGAATACAATGCGACTGATTTAAACAGGTTGTTTTGCCAGCGTCGGAATCTGGTCAACCCGCGTTTTTATCGCATGTTGGCTGACATTGTGCGTTTTTATCGTCGCGCCCCAGAGATGCTGACGCGTGATGATGAATCACTGACTTTGGCTATGTATCTTAAGCAGCACCATTACAGCGACATTTTTATTGAGGATCATTTATTACCCATGGCCTGTGCGTTGTGGTCTGGACCGGGCCGGTCGATTCGTGACTTTCCGGCACGTTATTTCATTGAGTTTTTACACAATCACCAAATGCTGAATTTGTGGAAACGACCGCAATGGCGGGTGGTTTCTGGTGGTTCGAATTCGTACGTATCTCAACTCATTGACCGCTGTGATGCTGTCTTCCATAACAATGCTGCGGTTAATGCTATCCATCGTGATGAAACCGGGGTGGCGATTATGGTGGATGGGGAACAGAGACGGTTTGATAAAGTGGTTATTGCCACGCATGCTGATCAAGCGCTGCGAATGTTGGCGAAACCCTCAACCGATGAGGCCGCGGTCCTTGGCAACATCCGTTTTCAGCAAAATGAGATGTTGTTGCACAGTGATCCTTCGGTATTACCCAAAACTACCGCCGCTGTTGCCAGCTGGAATGTCCGTGTTGCCCCGGAGCTGGCTCAGCAATGTACGGTCAATTACCATATGAATACGCTGCAAAACCTGGATGCGCCGGTAGATTTTATTGTGTCTTTAAACAGCGACCATTTGGTCAACCCGGATACCGTTTTTTTGAGACGTCGCTACTTTCATCCGGTCTATAACCAGGCAACATTGGCTGCTCAAAAAAAATGGCCGCTGCTGGCAGGAAAACAACACACTTATTTTTGTGGTGCCTATTGGGGGTGGGGCTTTCATGAAGATGGTATTAATAGTGCTTTGCGTGTAGTCGATGCGATAAATCAGACTGTTGAGTGGGCTGATAATGCTCGCTGA
- a CDS encoding DUF1295 domain-containing protein, with translation MLWLSFAFAVIIMSLGWLWQKKRQNAGVVDVLWAFGLSILALFYAVTGEGTLWLKWLAGLMMSMWYVRLGMHLAKRVFGSEEEGRYRYLRQYWGTRADTYYFWFFQFQALLVWAFTLPIYIITNSQTADFGWFHGLAVMVFISAFIGVTAADYQLKRFVNDPTNRGQVCEDGLWYYSRHPNYFFEWLHWFTYPLLAIGLAAGQWLWLAPVVMWLFLYFITGIPYTEKQALRSRGEAYRSYQKTTSPFIPWRKKHVAD, from the coding sequence ATGTTGTGGCTTAGTTTCGCGTTTGCCGTAATTATCATGAGCTTAGGGTGGTTGTGGCAAAAAAAGCGTCAGAATGCGGGTGTGGTAGATGTGTTATGGGCATTTGGCTTATCGATATTGGCACTGTTTTATGCCGTGACAGGAGAGGGCACGCTATGGCTGAAGTGGCTTGCTGGCCTAATGATGTCGATGTGGTATGTTCGGCTTGGCATGCATTTGGCCAAGCGCGTCTTTGGAAGTGAAGAGGAAGGGCGTTATCGATATCTCCGGCAATATTGGGGAACACGTGCAGATACGTACTATTTCTGGTTTTTTCAGTTTCAGGCTTTACTCGTCTGGGCATTCACCTTGCCCATTTACATTATTACAAATAGCCAAACGGCTGATTTCGGCTGGTTTCATGGCCTCGCCGTCATGGTGTTTATCAGCGCCTTTATCGGGGTCACTGCCGCGGATTATCAGTTAAAACGTTTTGTGAATGATCCGACGAATCGTGGTCAGGTTTGCGAAGACGGTCTGTGGTATTACTCTCGACACCCCAATTACTTTTTTGAATGGCTGCACTGGTTCACCTATCCGTTGCTGGCCATTGGCTTGGCAGCGGGGCAATGGCTTTGGTTGGCACCGGTGGTTATGTGGCTGTTTTTGTATTTCATTACGGGTATCCCCTACACCGAAAAACAGGCATTGCGGAGCCGAGGTGAGGCCTACCGAAGCTATCAAAAAACAACCAGTCCATTTATTCCGTGGAGAAAAAAACATGTCGCTGATTAA
- a CDS encoding (2Fe-2S)-binding protein, whose protein sequence is MIICVCHNVNVSKIKSAIDCGADTVDRIREETLASTCCGKCLFKVNRVLQQHAPAENSTFTEQQCAVKTAIRS, encoded by the coding sequence ATGATCATTTGTGTTTGCCACAACGTAAACGTCAGCAAGATAAAATCTGCCATTGATTGTGGCGCAGATACCGTTGATCGTATCCGTGAAGAAACCCTTGCTTCAACTTGTTGCGGTAAATGTCTTTTCAAAGTGAATCGAGTGTTGCAACAACATGCGCCTGCAGAAAATAGCACTTTTACTGAGCAGCAATGCGCAGTAAAAACCGCAATACGCTCCTGA
- a CDS encoding acyl-CoA desaturase, with amino-acid sequence MKAIIQWFDSQAESPLPGDSKKIDWLRVVPFIALHLACFAVFWVGVSLSAVLVALLLYLLRMFAITAFYHRFFSHKAFKTSRIVQFIFALIGASATQRGPIWWAAHHRQHHRHADQPEDPHSPNEGLFWSHMGWFLADQHFTADTTLVPDLMRYPELRWLDRFDIVVPVLLAAGLFVFGAVLGKYFPATQTSGAQMLVWGYFISTVLMLHATLAINSLAHRFGKKRYQTRDDSRNNFWLALLTLGEGWHNNHHHYPASARQGFYWWEVDFSFYLLKLMEKTGLIWDVKTIPESRREQRKISQRAMP; translated from the coding sequence ATGAAAGCAATTATTCAATGGTTTGATAGTCAAGCTGAGTCGCCGTTACCAGGTGATTCGAAAAAAATTGACTGGCTCAGAGTGGTGCCTTTTATTGCCTTACATTTGGCCTGTTTTGCGGTGTTTTGGGTCGGTGTTTCTTTGTCTGCGGTACTGGTTGCTTTGTTGCTCTATCTTTTACGGATGTTTGCCATCACGGCTTTTTATCATCGTTTTTTTTCTCACAAAGCATTTAAGACTTCGCGAATTGTGCAATTCATCTTTGCGCTAATTGGTGCCAGCGCCACACAACGTGGTCCGATATGGTGGGCAGCGCATCACCGTCAACATCATCGTCATGCTGATCAGCCTGAAGATCCGCATTCGCCCAATGAAGGTTTGTTTTGGAGTCATATGGGTTGGTTTTTAGCAGATCAACACTTTACTGCAGATACCACGCTGGTGCCTGATTTGATGCGATACCCGGAACTGCGCTGGTTAGATCGTTTCGATATCGTTGTGCCGGTTTTACTGGCAGCAGGATTGTTTGTTTTTGGAGCGGTTCTGGGCAAATATTTTCCAGCAACGCAAACCAGCGGTGCTCAAATGCTGGTCTGGGGCTATTTCATTTCAACCGTGCTGATGCTGCATGCGACCTTGGCCATTAATTCTTTGGCTCATCGGTTTGGTAAAAAACGCTACCAAACACGGGACGACAGTCGAAATAATTTTTGGCTGGCCCTGCTGACCTTAGGCGAAGGCTGGCATAACAACCATCACCATTATCCTGCCTCTGCCAGGCAAGGCTTTTACTGGTGGGAAGTGGATTTCAGTTTTTATTTACTCAAACTCATGGAGAAAACCGGACTCATCTGGGATGTCAAAACCATACCCGAAAGCCGGCGTGAGCAAAGAAAAATATCCCAGCGAGCGATGCCATGA
- the bfr gene encoding bacterioferritin, with protein MKGDTKVIEILNKVLGNELIAINQYFLHAKIYKDWGLKNLYEHEYHESIDEMKHADMLTERILFLEGLPNLQDLGALRIGENTREMLEADLSLELDAIPDLKAGIQYCEQTGDYVSRDLMKHILESEEEHVDWLETQLGLIDKMGIENFHQAQIVKEAE; from the coding sequence ATGAAAGGTGACACAAAAGTTATTGAGATTTTAAACAAGGTGTTAGGAAACGAACTGATCGCGATAAATCAGTATTTTCTGCATGCCAAAATATACAAGGATTGGGGGCTGAAAAACCTTTATGAGCATGAATATCATGAATCCATCGATGAAATGAAGCATGCGGATATGCTGACCGAGCGTATTTTATTTCTTGAGGGGCTGCCCAATCTGCAAGATCTCGGCGCGTTGCGCATTGGGGAAAACACACGGGAGATGCTTGAAGCCGATCTTTCCTTAGAGCTGGATGCGATCCCTGATTTGAAAGCAGGGATCCAGTATTGTGAACAGACGGGTGATTATGTCAGTCGTGATCTGATGAAACATATTCTGGAGTCCGAAGAAGAACATGTCGATTGGTTAGAAACGCAGTTAGGATTAATTGACAAAATGGGTATTGAAAACTTTCATCAGGCACAAATCGTCAAAGAAGCAGAATAA
- the siaB gene encoding biofilm regulation protein kinase SiaB, with product MQSINLLTLRQELNEKNILLCFNGPISSGLIQELGDALKNHLHTEATEPTLAMDVFGVYIELTQNIRHYAQEQGYSELLSSATVVVAHNGTGYQVMAGNIIEPEDGQTMVRQIESLSTLDKVELKAAFKKQLRMPRDKTTRSGAGLGLIDISRKSSAPLSCSLNDAGQGKAFLSILATI from the coding sequence ATGCAATCGATTAATCTGTTGACATTACGGCAGGAGTTAAACGAAAAAAATATCCTGCTGTGTTTTAACGGCCCCATATCCAGCGGCCTGATTCAAGAGCTTGGCGACGCGTTAAAAAACCATTTGCATACGGAAGCGACGGAGCCAACTCTGGCCATGGATGTATTTGGCGTCTATATCGAACTGACCCAAAATATTCGTCATTACGCGCAGGAGCAGGGCTACTCCGAATTGTTAAGCTCTGCCACGGTTGTCGTTGCGCATAATGGTACTGGTTATCAAGTGATGGCGGGCAATATTATCGAGCCAGAAGACGGACAAACAATGGTGCGACAAATCGAATCCTTATCAACTCTAGATAAAGTCGAACTGAAAGCGGCTTTCAAAAAGCAGCTGCGAATGCCGCGTGATAAAACGACCCGATCAGGAGCAGGACTTGGCCTTATCGACATTAGCCGAAAATCTTCAGCGCCCTTGTCATGCTCCTTAAATGATGCCGGTCAGGGCAAGGCTTTTTTAAGTATACTGGCAACAATCTGA
- a CDS encoding SAM-dependent methyltransferase produces the protein MSLIKLAEKGVLPDRLIRMGIRYLLRQRLATESANDVQLSSERKAAFIDELRSSPIAIETAAANEQHYEIPAAFYSLVLGSHLKYSGCWWQSSALSLADAEQAMLEKYVERGQFHNGQDILELGCGWGSLTLYLAQRFSRSKITAVSNSASQRRFIEEQAKDRGLTNIRVITEDVNQLTLGAQFDRIVSIEMFEHMRNYQKLFDNIAGWLREDGKLFIHIFCHRSVVYPFETEGEDNWMGRYFFTGGLMPSADTLLHFQNKLNIEKQWLVSGSHYEKTANAWLSNTDKHASQISQLFDEIYGPQQGEVWLQRWRLFFMACAELFGYRNGQEWLVSHYLFSKPTA, from the coding sequence ATGTCGCTGATTAAGCTGGCTGAAAAAGGCGTATTACCAGATCGTCTTATTCGCATGGGAATTCGCTATTTATTACGTCAACGGCTTGCAACGGAGAGCGCCAATGATGTTCAACTAAGCAGTGAGCGTAAAGCGGCATTCATTGATGAGTTAAGGTCAAGCCCGATTGCAATCGAAACCGCCGCCGCGAATGAACAACATTATGAAATACCGGCAGCATTTTACTCGCTGGTATTAGGCAGCCATTTGAAATACAGCGGTTGCTGGTGGCAAAGCAGTGCGTTATCACTGGCGGATGCTGAGCAGGCTATGCTGGAAAAATATGTGGAGCGGGGGCAGTTTCATAACGGTCAAGATATTCTTGAGCTGGGCTGTGGCTGGGGATCATTAACACTGTATCTGGCACAACGCTTTTCCCGTTCCAAAATCACTGCTGTTTCTAACTCGGCATCACAGCGTCGCTTCATTGAGGAGCAGGCCAAAGACAGAGGACTGACCAATATTCGCGTCATAACGGAAGACGTTAATCAATTGACTCTGGGGGCCCAGTTTGATCGCATTGTGTCTATCGAAATGTTTGAGCACATGCGTAATTATCAAAAATTATTTGACAATATTGCCGGCTGGCTGCGCGAGGATGGCAAATTATTTATTCATATTTTCTGTCACCGGAGTGTTGTTTATCCGTTTGAGACGGAAGGTGAGGATAACTGGATGGGGCGATATTTCTTTACCGGAGGTTTAATGCCATCGGCAGATACCCTGCTGCATTTCCAGAATAAATTAAATATTGAAAAGCAATGGCTGGTCAGTGGTAGCCATTATGAAAAAACAGCCAACGCATGGCTTTCCAATACCGATAAACATGCTTCGCAGATAAGCCAACTCTTTGATGAGATTTATGGGCCACAACAAGGCGAAGTGTGGTTACAACGCTGGCGGCTTTTTTTTATGGCCTGCGCCGAGTTATTTGGTTACCGTAATGGTCAGGAATGGCTGGTCAGTCATTACTTGTTTTCAAAGCCGACTGCCTAA
- the siaC gene encoding biofilm regulation phosphoprotein SiaC: protein MNLQTLSLEQTKNTPHVLAEPDTGKFVIEGDSYPENSYEFFTPVFDWVEQFLNESDRVLMMQLQIAYMNTSSVKAMMDLFDMMEEAYTEGKQMEVVWFYDPLNERVVEMVEEFMEDCSFPFRIQAR, encoded by the coding sequence ATGAATTTGCAAACATTAAGTTTAGAACAAACTAAAAATACACCCCATGTCCTGGCTGAACCGGATACGGGCAAATTTGTTATTGAAGGCGACTCTTACCCTGAAAACTCGTACGAGTTTTTTACGCCGGTGTTTGATTGGGTAGAGCAGTTTCTGAATGAGTCGGATCGCGTCCTGATGATGCAACTACAGATCGCTTATATGAACACCAGTAGTGTTAAAGCGATGATGGATCTGTTTGATATGATGGAAGAGGCTTATACGGAAGGTAAACAAATGGAAGTGGTTTGGTTTTACGATCCGTTGAATGAGCGCGTGGTCGAAATGGTTGAAGAATTTATGGAAGACTGCAGCTTTCCTTTCAGAATACAAGCCAGATAA
- a CDS encoding SAM-dependent methyltransferase codes for MNRPLTSKDKATNTDWLTRFYQRLVHRQLSRIRHGCIYLHTTESAYQFGDSEADIKVTLTVYHPRFFRSLVQAGSIGVAESYMAGEWHCSDLTGLIRIMARNLDLSDAVEHGPARIAGWVLRAWHDRNRNNLRGSRKNIAAHYDLGNDLFSLFLDKDWMMYSSGLYLRNEDTLEQAQHQKLQRLCDKLDLQASDHLLEIGTGWGGCAIFAAKHYGCRVTTTTISQAQFDYVNARIKQAGLQNQVTVLMQDYRELTGEYDKLVSIEMVEAVGHHYLDDYFECCSALLATDGLAIIQAITIADHRYDQAVKSVDFIKRYIFPGSFIPSVCVLTESAAASRLRLINLEDIGPSYALTLAEWRHRFMSQLDTIRRQGYPDEFIRMWEFYLCYCEGGFAERTIGDVQLLFAKPDNRRSQWVA; via the coding sequence ATGAATCGTCCGCTCACAAGCAAAGATAAAGCAACCAACACCGATTGGTTGACGAGATTTTATCAACGACTGGTGCACCGGCAGCTTAGTCGAATCCGGCATGGCTGCATTTATTTGCACACGACTGAAAGCGCTTATCAATTTGGTGATAGTGAGGCGGATATAAAGGTGACGCTGACGGTGTATCACCCACGATTTTTTCGCTCTCTGGTACAAGCCGGCAGTATTGGCGTGGCCGAGTCCTATATGGCCGGTGAATGGCATTGCAGTGACTTGACCGGACTGATTCGAATCATGGCGCGTAACCTCGACTTAAGTGATGCGGTCGAACACGGTCCAGCCCGAATTGCTGGCTGGGTACTGCGTGCCTGGCATGATCGAAACCGCAATAATCTCAGGGGCAGCCGTAAAAATATTGCCGCCCATTACGACCTTGGTAATGATTTGTTTTCCCTGTTTCTGGATAAAGACTGGATGATGTATTCATCAGGTTTATACCTACGAAATGAGGACACCTTGGAGCAGGCCCAACATCAGAAGCTGCAACGCTTATGTGACAAGTTAGATCTGCAAGCCAGCGATCATTTGCTGGAAATCGGCACGGGTTGGGGCGGATGTGCTATTTTTGCAGCTAAGCACTATGGTTGTCGGGTGACGACTACAACTATTTCTCAAGCACAGTTTGACTACGTAAATGCACGGATAAAACAAGCCGGTCTGCAAAATCAAGTGACGGTATTGATGCAGGATTACCGTGAGTTAACCGGCGAATATGACAAATTAGTCTCGATTGAGATGGTCGAAGCAGTGGGGCATCACTATCTGGATGATTATTTTGAATGTTGCAGTGCGTTATTAGCAACGGATGGCTTGGCGATCATTCAGGCTATTACGATTGCCGATCATCGTTATGACCAGGCGGTTAAATCAGTCGATTTTATCAAGCGTTATATTTTTCCCGGTAGCTTTATTCCTAGTGTCTGCGTGTTGACCGAATCCGCCGCCGCATCGCGGTTGCGATTAATTAACCTTGAAGATATTGGTCCAAGTTATGCCTTAACACTGGCTGAATGGCGCCACCGATTTATGTCACAACTGGATACGATAAGACGTCAGGGTTATCCAGACGAATTTATTCGTATGTGGGAGTTTTATCTGTGCTACTGCGAGGGGGGCTTTGCGGAGCGCACCATTGGTGATGTGCAGTTGTTATTTGCCAAGCCCGATAATCGTCGATCGCAGTGGGTAGCCTGA
- a CDS encoding sensor histidine kinase: MAASQTTLKAKLIKVFLIQIVLISLVTLAGIFAAKATLQDVLVRAALEGEAAHFWQKYNRDADFPLPDTMNLTAYLAEIDALDNLPAPLKTLSSGLHRVDFQSEQPIIYVDEQNGQRLYLVFDEVKVSRLALVFGILPLALVLVVLYLLAWIAYRQSHKAISPIVQLSRAVEQMDFHDGQLPKLELSEIRRIPDEEVSSLVRALDHFTSRLESFVERERNFTRDVSHELRTPIAVIRGALELVERKYGDAGSAEIHRMYRTLYDMESLIETLLLLARDQEYALHIEQINVNDLIARELDNLQIVHKDKPVSIHVEESGLLQVRAPERVLPILIGNLLRNAFNYTLKGSITIRISAEGFVISDSGIGMDKAQLNQVFTPFFRGPDNQVAGHGVGMTIVKRLCNRYDWRLRLSSKIGEGTEVGIEFPKAQRKIN, encoded by the coding sequence ATGGCTGCATCACAAACCACCCTTAAAGCCAAGTTAATCAAAGTTTTTTTGATTCAGATTGTCTTGATCAGTCTGGTCACGCTGGCTGGTATTTTTGCCGCTAAAGCGACGCTGCAGGATGTGTTGGTCAGAGCTGCACTGGAGGGGGAAGCCGCGCACTTTTGGCAAAAGTACAATCGTGATGCCGATTTCCCTTTACCCGACACCATGAATTTGACGGCATATCTAGCCGAGATTGATGCGCTGGATAACTTGCCTGCACCATTAAAAACTTTGTCTTCAGGTTTGCATCGGGTGGATTTTCAGAGTGAGCAGCCGATTATCTATGTTGATGAACAAAATGGACAACGACTGTATCTGGTCTTTGATGAAGTCAAGGTCTCCAGGCTTGCACTAGTATTTGGCATTTTGCCGCTGGCACTGGTTTTGGTCGTGCTGTATTTATTGGCCTGGATTGCCTATCGACAAAGTCACAAGGCCATATCGCCAATTGTGCAATTGTCTCGTGCGGTTGAGCAGATGGATTTTCATGATGGCCAGCTGCCTAAGTTGGAATTAAGTGAGATTCGACGTATTCCTGATGAAGAGGTCAGCAGTCTGGTTAGAGCACTGGATCATTTCACCAGTCGATTAGAGTCATTTGTCGAACGAGAACGCAATTTTACCCGGGATGTCAGTCATGAGCTGCGGACACCAATCGCCGTGATTCGCGGTGCGTTGGAGCTGGTTGAGCGTAAATACGGTGACGCCGGCAGTGCTGAGATTCATCGGATGTACCGCACCTTGTATGACATGGAGTCTTTGATTGAAACGCTGTTGCTGTTAGCACGTGATCAAGAGTATGCCTTACATATTGAACAGATTAACGTTAACGATCTGATTGCCAGAGAACTGGATAATCTGCAGATCGTGCATAAAGATAAGCCGGTGAGTATTCATGTTGAAGAGTCCGGTTTGCTTCAGGTTCGAGCGCCTGAAAGGGTTTTGCCGATTTTGATTGGTAATTTGCTGCGTAATGCCTTTAACTACACTTTGAAGGGCAGCATTACAATACGAATTAGTGCAGAAGGCTTCGTGATTTCCGATAGTGGCATCGGCATGGATAAAGCCCAGTTAAATCAGGTTTTCACTCCGTTTTTTCGTGGACCAGACAATCAGGTGGCTGGTCATGGCGTCGGCATGACTATCGTCAAACGGTTATGCAACCGATATGACTGGCGCTTACGGTTATCGAGCAAAATCGGCGAAGGTACCGAAGTTGGGATCGAATTCCCGAAAGCACAACGTAAAATAAACTGA
- a CDS encoding DUF1365 domain-containing protein: MLADGLYNGWLRHQRYLPKAHAFDYPIAMLLLDLDSLPAQFAKSRLWSLEKLNFISFYRRDYLRHPARDLKTAVCELIKQRSGESFAGTIKLLSHPRYLNVIFNPVSFYFCYQQEQLQYIVAEINNTPWNERHCYLLEVSQSQKQTLSFRFEKQFHVSPFMAMNQHYEWRFLLESDRLHIAMALFQDDQRQFDATLQMQHQALTAKAMRRLPLQYPMQTLRVIVRIYWQALRLWCKRIPFVEHPGRRHQDGARSMNGETHESSAHKQR; this comes from the coding sequence ATGCTCGCTGATGGACTCTACAACGGCTGGCTTCGACACCAGCGTTATCTCCCCAAAGCTCACGCTTTTGATTATCCGATAGCGATGTTGCTACTGGACTTGGATAGTTTGCCGGCGCAATTTGCAAAAAGTCGGCTCTGGTCTTTGGAAAAACTAAATTTCATCAGTTTTTATCGTCGAGACTATTTGCGTCATCCGGCCAGAGATCTCAAAACAGCTGTCTGTGAATTAATTAAGCAACGAAGTGGTGAATCCTTTGCAGGTACAATCAAATTACTCAGTCACCCGCGTTATTTAAATGTGATTTTTAATCCCGTCAGCTTTTACTTTTGTTACCAGCAAGAACAATTGCAATATATTGTCGCGGAAATAAACAATACACCGTGGAATGAGCGGCATTGTTACCTTCTTGAAGTGAGTCAATCTCAAAAACAGACACTGTCTTTTCGCTTTGAAAAGCAGTTTCATGTGTCCCCTTTTATGGCCATGAACCAGCATTATGAATGGCGTTTTCTGCTTGAGTCAGATCGACTGCACATTGCGATGGCATTGTTTCAAGACGATCAGCGTCAATTTGACGCGACCCTACAGATGCAACATCAGGCACTGACAGCAAAAGCCATGCGTCGTTTGCCATTGCAGTATCCGATGCAAACATTGCGTGTCATCGTCCGGATTTACTGGCAAGCGTTGCGGCTTTGGTGCAAACGTATTCCCTTCGTTGAACATCCAGGACGGCGTCATCAGGATGGTGCCAGGTCTATGAATGGAGAAACCCATGAATCGTCCGCTCACAAGCAAAGATAA
- a CDS encoding DUF2878 domain-containing protein, which translates to MAHRQVINFVLFQIGWLGCVLAGAYQLNWLALLVTILFVAIHFRFSHCPKSDSKLVIVGVLTGLILDSLWSATGLMAYASQQWPPLAPIWVLCLWCVFVLTLNHSLSWLRERAWLAAICAFVASPLSYLAGQKLGAVTWLMPIPMALAAAFSWAVVLPLLFKLARDWQQKEVEAANVVA; encoded by the coding sequence ATGGCGCATCGGCAAGTGATCAACTTTGTGCTGTTTCAGATTGGCTGGCTGGGCTGTGTACTGGCTGGCGCCTATCAGCTTAATTGGCTGGCATTGTTGGTCACAATCTTATTTGTCGCAATTCACTTTCGTTTTAGCCATTGTCCTAAAAGTGACAGCAAACTGGTGATTGTTGGTGTACTGACTGGACTAATACTCGATTCACTGTGGTCCGCTACCGGTTTAATGGCCTACGCGTCACAGCAGTGGCCGCCTTTAGCGCCGATTTGGGTGTTGTGTTTATGGTGCGTTTTTGTTCTGACCCTGAATCACTCGTTGTCTTGGTTACGTGAACGAGCCTGGCTGGCGGCGATATGTGCCTTTGTTGCAAGTCCACTGTCTTATCTGGCTGGTCAAAAACTTGGTGCCGTAACGTGGTTAATGCCTATTCCGATGGCACTGGCAGCAGCGTTTAGCTGGGCCGTGGTGTTACCGCTATTATTTAAATTGGCACGGGACTGGCAACAAAAAGAAGTGGAGGCAGCGAATGTTGTGGCTTAG
- a CDS encoding response regulator transcription factor has translation MQVPSATILIVEDHRDLAANIGDYLESGGFVVDFATDGISALQLCADNHYDAIVLDIMLPGLDGFEVCRRLRQEAHKNMPIIMLTARDTLNDKVDGFDAGADDYLIKPFELRELEVRLIAMIRRQRGELEGGQLQVDDLCFDLQTMRVTRGDAPIKLSRITLQILRILMRESPKLVTREQLETEVWGEDTPDSDTLRSHLYNLRKSIDKPFASPLMHTIPGVGYKICSASDL, from the coding sequence ATGCAAGTCCCCTCAGCGACGATATTAATTGTTGAAGATCATCGAGATTTAGCTGCAAATATCGGTGATTATCTCGAATCTGGTGGTTTTGTGGTTGATTTTGCCACGGATGGCATCAGTGCTTTACAGCTCTGTGCGGATAACCATTACGATGCCATTGTGCTGGATATTATGTTACCTGGACTGGACGGCTTTGAGGTATGTCGCCGTTTGCGACAAGAAGCCCATAAAAACATGCCAATTATCATGCTGACCGCGCGCGATACGCTTAATGACAAGGTCGATGGCTTTGATGCCGGCGCCGATGACTATCTGATCAAGCCATTTGAGTTACGCGAGCTGGAAGTACGGCTGATTGCAATGATTCGTCGACAACGGGGAGAACTTGAAGGGGGACAATTGCAAGTCGATGATTTATGCTTTGATTTGCAAACCATGCGTGTCACACGTGGTGACGCCCCCATAAAACTGTCTCGTATTACGTTACAGATTTTGCGAATATTGATGCGGGAATCCCCAAAATTAGTAACCCGGGAACAGCTGGAAACCGAAGTATGGGGAGAAGATACACCCGATAGCGATACTTTACGCAGTCATTTATATAATCTGCGCAAAAGTATCGACAAACCGTTCGCATCACCACTAATGCATACCATTCCGGGCGTTGGCTACAAAATCTGTAGCGCATCGGATCTGTAA